A window of the Cannabis sativa cultivar Pink pepper isolate KNU-18-1 chromosome X, ASM2916894v1, whole genome shotgun sequence genome harbors these coding sequences:
- the LOC115694832 gene encoding uncharacterized protein LOC115694832 gives MKGIRRFGKKGKLSPRFIGPFGILEKVGQVAYRLALPPSLSAVHNVFHVSMLRKYVSNPMHIMSYEALELQADLPYDEQPIQILDRKEKVLQSKTIALVKMLWRNSKVEDATWELESDIRIQYPELSRAVVGEEEEDDDDGGVHRSTLMRVKNDDSLVRTPGSQKVMREKKLTP, from the exons ATGAAAGGAATCcgacgctttgggaagaaaggtaAGCTAAGTCCTAGATTTATAGGACCTTTTGGAATTCTTGAGAAGGTTGGACAGGTTGCTTACCGCTTAGCCTTACCTCCATCATTGTCAGCTGTGCATAATGTATTCCATGTCTCCATGTTGAGGAAGTACGTTTCTAATCCAATGCATATCATGAGTTATGAGGCATTGGAGTTACAAGCGGACCTGCCTTATGATGAACAACCAATACAAATTCTGGATAGGAAAGAGAAGGTCCTTCAAAGCAAAACCATAGCGTTGGTTAAAATGCTTTGGAGGAATAGTAAAGTAGAAGATGCCACTTGGGAATTGGAGTCTGACATAAGGattcaatatccagagttatccag GGCTGTTGTTGGTGAGGAGGAAGAAGACGATGACGATGGGGGTGTTCACAGGTCGACGCTGATGAGGGTGAAGAACGATGATTCCCTGGTTCGCACCCCTGGTTCTCAAAAGGTGATGAGGGAGAAGAAGTTGACCCCCTGA